In Archangium violaceum, the following are encoded in one genomic region:
- a CDS encoding pentapeptide repeat-containing protein: MTPNIHYEDRVIEGERVELPKHAIYWLGPNVTFRRSTLVISVAARWLTLMSGNLIDCTIQAKSELTTLRWGTMNLKGCRFTGRFTGNDFGFREDDLDKWRLGGIEDCDFTEARLHGCRFFNCDMSTIRLPRWPCFTFMDPRGHAAELGRHEWPGLFGQVVIKGLAEELEGVVATTWHAPTIAEKLDTTAEELRTVLEQVPRVVM; this comes from the coding sequence GTGACTCCCAACATCCACTACGAGGACCGGGTGATTGAAGGCGAGCGGGTGGAGCTGCCCAAGCACGCCATCTACTGGCTCGGCCCGAACGTCACGTTTCGCCGCAGCACCCTGGTCATCAGCGTCGCGGCGCGCTGGCTCACTCTCATGTCGGGCAACCTGATCGACTGCACCATCCAGGCGAAGAGCGAGCTGACCACCTTGCGGTGGGGGACGATGAATTTGAAGGGCTGCCGGTTCACGGGCCGGTTCACGGGCAACGACTTCGGTTTCCGGGAGGACGATCTCGACAAGTGGCGGCTCGGCGGGATTGAGGACTGCGACTTCACCGAAGCCCGGCTCCATGGGTGCCGGTTCTTCAACTGCGACATGAGCACGATTCGGCTGCCACGCTGGCCGTGCTTCACCTTCATGGACCCGAGGGGGCACGCGGCGGAGCTGGGCCGCCACGAGTGGCCCGGCCTCTTCGGTCAGGTCGTGATCAAGGGGCTTGCCGAGGAACTCGAAGGTGTTGTGGCCACTACGTGGCACGCCCCCACCATCGCGGAGAAGTTGGACACGACGGCCGAGGAGCTCCGCACAGTCCTGGAGCAGGTGCCGCGGGTCGTCATGTAG
- the sitA5 gene encoding SitA5 family polymorphic toxin, producing MAEEHRSPGAGEGGTQFEARRSSRGSPRWASAGALSLIVLFLHAACATQAPMASRVAGDGRSRDPEAGSEARSTPRDLQPVVVVYANLLEARGKTRVVALTPEEYQRAVAQLGHHFQVQGTPQETAQGLLQAMPEEELLAEVYRDRVLTLVPLNDKGPLVPEAEAALKEKYLRWCEQRGGGDCLGLFTDGPYLRTDDRRTLALALAFGTVLDETRAALSRELSPQALLSSLVWAAGLYLALWLLPEPSTKAVAAALSVVLLAWLGLDAMWGLMDGWASMAHRAHEATTFEELREAGEAFGRVIGTDAARALILAVATLSGRTLGEVATHVRSLPRFNQVQAQWAAQGMEGSVAVAMEEAAAVEVVVVESRALVVLTSPQAPVAINVLAKSGVGGAAGGHSGTVAIQHRGGNKQVVLGNGERWHLPRGKGLNDIAAEDRLGDELQAAVKEAAAKWSLGELTGPERAAIDRMRARGLEHRANLLERQARGRWVEARLQRLFPKLSWNERGVDITGPAGQSYHYEILSGTESNFALHGRRMASTFFRMIFF from the coding sequence ATGGCAGAGGAGCACCGGAGTCCTGGGGCGGGGGAGGGTGGTACGCAGTTCGAGGCGCGGCGGAGCTCGCGAGGCTCGCCCCGGTGGGCGTCGGCAGGCGCCCTCTCCCTCATCGTCCTCTTCCTCCATGCCGCATGCGCGACACAGGCGCCCATGGCAAGCCGAGTGGCAGGGGACGGCCGCTCAAGGGATCCGGAAGCGGGGAGCGAGGCGCGCTCGACGCCGAGGGATTTGCAGCCGGTGGTGGTCGTCTACGCGAACCTCCTCGAGGCGCGAGGGAAGACGCGAGTGGTGGCGCTCACCCCGGAGGAGTACCAGCGCGCGGTGGCGCAGCTCGGCCACCACTTTCAGGTGCAGGGGACGCCCCAGGAGACAGCCCAGGGACTGCTCCAGGCGATGCCCGAGGAGGAACTGCTCGCCGAGGTGTATCGCGACCGGGTCCTCACCCTGGTGCCGCTCAACGACAAGGGGCCGCTCGTACCCGAGGCCGAGGCGGCGCTGAAAGAGAAGTACCTGCGCTGGTGCGAGCAACGCGGAGGGGGTGACTGCCTGGGCCTCTTCACGGACGGGCCCTACCTGCGCACGGACGACAGGCGCACCCTGGCTCTGGCCCTGGCTTTCGGCACGGTGCTCGATGAGACGCGGGCGGCCCTGAGTCGCGAACTCAGCCCGCAGGCGCTGCTCTCCTCGCTGGTGTGGGCCGCGGGCCTGTACCTGGCGCTCTGGCTACTACCAGAGCCGAGCACGAAGGCCGTGGCGGCCGCTCTCTCCGTGGTGCTGCTGGCCTGGTTGGGCCTGGACGCCATGTGGGGCCTCATGGACGGATGGGCAAGCATGGCGCACCGGGCGCACGAGGCCACCACGTTCGAGGAGCTGCGCGAGGCGGGTGAGGCCTTCGGCCGGGTGATTGGGACGGACGCGGCTCGAGCTCTCATTCTCGCGGTGGCTACCCTCAGCGGGCGGACACTCGGCGAGGTGGCCACGCACGTGCGCTCGCTGCCGAGGTTCAACCAGGTGCAGGCGCAGTGGGCGGCCCAGGGCATGGAGGGCTCGGTGGCGGTGGCCATGGAGGAGGCCGCAGCGGTGGAGGTGGTGGTGGTGGAGAGCCGCGCGCTCGTCGTCCTCACGTCTCCGCAGGCGCCGGTGGCCATCAACGTCCTTGCGAAGAGTGGCGTCGGCGGAGCTGCTGGAGGGCACTCAGGCACCGTGGCCATTCAGCACCGCGGCGGCAACAAGCAGGTGGTCCTCGGCAACGGGGAGCGGTGGCACCTCCCACGCGGGAAGGGCCTCAACGACATTGCGGCGGAGGACCGGCTCGGTGACGAGTTGCAGGCAGCCGTGAAGGAAGCGGCGGCGAAGTGGTCTTTGGGAGAGCTGACGGGTCCGGAGCGCGCCGCCATCGACCGGATGCGGGCTCGCGGGTTGGAGCATCGCGCGAACCTGCTGGAGAGACAGGCTCGAGGCCGTTGGGTCGAGGCACGCCTGCAGAGATTGTTTCCGAAGCTGTCCTGGAACGAGCGGGGCGTTGATATCACTGGCCCAGCAGGGCAGAGCTACCACTACGAGATCCTGTCTGGTACGGAGTCCAACTTCGCGCTGCACGGGCGCCGGATGGCGAGCACCTTCTTTCGCATGATCTTCTTCTGA
- a CDS encoding LysR family transcriptional regulator, which yields MNTEQLRAFAQVAREGRLTVAAKQLGMSQPGLSRQLQALEKELGVRLLVRTPGGAVLTDAGERFLPHARRALDALAAGTAELGELTTTPRGTVSLGALQTVGMYLLPELVREFKSRYPEVLPRLSEGMHDALEAGIASGELDLCIMSLPLRRVDLVAQKLWEEEMVLVVPGGHRLARLKRPVALTEVVEEPLVVIPGMSGTHALEAACEARGVKPRVAVEVDNAEGLRRMVEQGLGVALLPALMAREHEARGFDVVEVTKGGPRRQVVLVHRGEEYLTAAARALKSFIVESLRRAGP from the coding sequence ATGAACACGGAGCAGCTGAGGGCCTTCGCGCAGGTGGCGCGGGAGGGCCGCCTGACGGTGGCGGCGAAGCAGTTGGGGATGTCGCAGCCGGGGCTGTCGAGACAGCTGCAGGCGCTGGAGAAGGAGCTGGGGGTGCGGCTGCTCGTGAGGACACCGGGCGGGGCGGTGCTGACGGACGCGGGGGAGCGCTTCCTGCCACACGCGAGGCGGGCCCTGGACGCGCTGGCGGCGGGGACGGCCGAGCTGGGAGAGCTCACGACGACGCCGAGGGGCACGGTGTCGCTGGGGGCGCTTCAAACGGTGGGGATGTACCTGCTGCCGGAGCTGGTGCGGGAGTTCAAGAGCCGCTACCCGGAGGTGCTCCCGAGGCTGAGCGAGGGGATGCACGACGCACTGGAGGCGGGCATCGCCAGTGGAGAGCTGGACCTGTGCATCATGAGCCTGCCGTTGAGGCGGGTGGATCTGGTGGCACAGAAGCTGTGGGAGGAGGAGATGGTGCTGGTGGTGCCGGGAGGGCACCGGCTGGCGAGGCTGAAGAGGCCGGTGGCGCTGACGGAGGTGGTGGAGGAGCCGCTGGTGGTGATTCCGGGGATGTCGGGCACGCACGCGCTGGAGGCGGCGTGCGAGGCGCGAGGGGTGAAACCCCGGGTGGCGGTGGAGGTGGACAACGCCGAGGGGCTGCGGCGGATGGTGGAGCAGGGGTTGGGGGTGGCGCTGCTGCCGGCGCTGATGGCGCGGGAGCACGAGGCCCGGGGCTTCGACGTGGTGGAGGTGACGAAGGGAGGCCCGAGGCGTCAGGTGGTGCTGGTGCACCGGGGCGAGGAGTACCTCACGGCGGCGGCGAGGGCGCTCAAGTCCTTCATCGTGGAATCGCTGCGCCGCGCCGGACCCTGA
- a CDS encoding MFS transporter has protein sequence MDASISELQPAARPGTARRMATSAVLLGLVVAAFETTVVTSAMPTLTRELGGQELYSWVFSAYLFASTVGVLLFGKLADHLGRKPVFTLGMGLFLLGSVLCGAAWSVPSLIAFRLVQGLGAGALQPTTMTISADLYTLRERAAIQGVFTAAWGGANVIGPLIGGWLVMHASWRWAFLVNVPVGLLALVMLHVSYRDPARRPGRVDLWGPALIGASLGLLLFALERGGASGLRSAFALAACVGLVAVVRQQRTSPSPLVPLELVRDRTVLSGVLGGLLGGGLLYTTTAFVPLWMTERGGYSPLMAGVALVPLLAGWAFGSTFGVRVFMRGGLRASAGGGFVIALLGASLLALGVARGWGIPATFASLALLGLGLGPAASTSLIGPQTRAPWHHRGMVTSAIYATRMLGGSFTIALVDLVHGGFPLRFALIALVAGVAALSLGGFAPGRVVTDAEPAAS, from the coding sequence ATGGACGCGAGCATCTCCGAGCTTCAGCCGGCCGCACGCCCCGGCACCGCCCGCCGCATGGCCACCTCCGCCGTGCTGCTCGGCCTCGTGGTCGCCGCCTTCGAGACCACCGTGGTCACCAGCGCCATGCCCACCCTCACCCGCGAGCTCGGCGGCCAGGAGCTCTACTCCTGGGTCTTCTCCGCCTACCTCTTCGCCTCCACCGTGGGCGTGCTCCTCTTCGGCAAGCTCGCCGACCACCTCGGCCGCAAGCCCGTCTTCACCCTCGGCATGGGCCTCTTCCTCCTCGGCTCCGTCCTCTGTGGCGCCGCCTGGTCCGTCCCCTCCCTCATCGCCTTCCGCCTGGTGCAGGGGCTCGGCGCCGGCGCCCTCCAGCCCACCACCATGACCATCAGCGCCGACCTCTACACCCTGCGTGAACGCGCCGCGATTCAAGGCGTCTTCACCGCGGCCTGGGGCGGCGCCAACGTCATCGGCCCCCTCATCGGCGGCTGGCTCGTCATGCATGCCTCCTGGCGCTGGGCCTTCCTCGTCAACGTCCCCGTCGGCCTGCTCGCGCTCGTCATGCTCCACGTCTCCTACCGGGACCCCGCACGCCGCCCCGGCCGCGTCGACCTCTGGGGCCCCGCCCTCATCGGCGCCTCGCTCGGCCTGCTCCTCTTCGCCCTCGAGCGTGGGGGCGCCAGCGGCCTCCGCTCCGCCTTCGCCCTCGCCGCCTGTGTCGGCCTCGTCGCCGTCGTGCGCCAGCAGCGCACCTCCCCCTCCCCCCTCGTCCCCCTGGAGCTGGTGCGCGACCGCACCGTCCTCAGTGGCGTGCTCGGCGGCCTGCTCGGCGGCGGCCTCCTCTACACCACCACCGCCTTCGTCCCCCTCTGGATGACCGAGCGCGGTGGATACAGCCCCCTCATGGCCGGCGTCGCCCTCGTGCCGCTGCTCGCCGGCTGGGCCTTTGGTTCCACCTTCGGCGTCCGCGTCTTCATGCGCGGCGGGCTCCGCGCCAGCGCCGGGGGCGGCTTCGTCATCGCCCTGCTCGGCGCCTCCCTGCTCGCCCTCGGCGTGGCTCGCGGCTGGGGCATCCCCGCCACCTTCGCCAGCCTCGCCCTCCTGGGGCTCGGGCTCGGCCCCGCCGCCTCCACCTCCCTCATCGGCCCCCAGACCCGCGCCCCCTGGCACCACCGCGGCATGGTCACCAGCGCCATCTACGCCACCCGCATGCTCGGCGGCTCCTTCACCATCGCCCTCGTGGACCTCGTCCACGGCGGGTTCCCCCTCCGCTTCGCCCTCATCGCCCTCGTCGCCGGGGTCGCCGCGCTGTCACTCGGGGGGTTCGCCCCCGGCCGGGTCGTCACCGACGCCGAGCCCGCCGCCTCCTGA